In Hamadaea flava, a genomic segment contains:
- a CDS encoding response regulator transcription factor, which yields MRVVIAEDNVLLSTGLELMLNRAGFDVAAIAVDAAGFLTAVEEHQPDVTIVDVRLPPSFRDEGIRAALQARREHPGLPVLVLSQYVERQYAAELLSSAAGGVGYLLKDRVSRVDEFVDALRRVAAGGTAMDTEVIAQLFAHRADPIAALTPREREVLALMAQGHDNNTIAQRLVITDNAVHKHVGNIFAKLGLAVTDSGHRRVLAVLAFLNG from the coding sequence ATGCGGGTAGTCATCGCCGAGGACAACGTCCTGCTGTCGACCGGACTGGAGCTGATGCTCAACCGCGCCGGATTCGACGTCGCCGCCATCGCGGTTGACGCGGCGGGCTTCCTCACCGCCGTGGAGGAGCATCAGCCGGACGTCACCATCGTCGACGTCCGGCTGCCGCCGTCGTTTCGTGACGAGGGAATCCGCGCCGCCTTGCAGGCCCGGCGAGAGCACCCCGGGCTGCCGGTCCTCGTGCTGTCGCAATACGTCGAACGGCAGTACGCCGCCGAGCTGCTGTCCAGCGCCGCAGGCGGCGTCGGCTACCTCCTCAAAGACCGCGTCAGCCGGGTGGACGAGTTCGTCGACGCGCTCCGGCGGGTAGCGGCCGGGGGCACCGCGATGGACACCGAGGTCATCGCGCAACTGTTCGCCCACCGCGCGGATCCGATCGCCGCCCTCACTCCCCGCGAACGCGAGGTGCTCGCACTGATGGCGCAGGGGCACGACAACAACACCATCGCGCAGCGGCTCGTCATCACCGACAACGCCGTGCACAAACACGTCGGCAACATCTTCGCCAAACTCGGCCTCGCAGTCACCGACAGCGGCCACCGCCGGGTGCTGGCGGTGCTCGCCTTCCTCAACGGATGA
- a CDS encoding peptidoglycan-binding domain-containing protein, translated as MNWKRTSAMAIAISLAGLTLAQPAYAGNSSITQFCRDNMYVLTYSGSSSDRPMWCRVQAGPAAAFGYTGPADGYPGVNTWMGVQRYLTRNGVYSGPADGIPGTNTYKGIQLIARNGGYTGPIDGVPGPNTWRGFDMAIRVGWFGL; from the coding sequence ATGAACTGGAAGCGCACCTCCGCGATGGCCATCGCGATCTCGCTCGCCGGCTTGACGCTCGCTCAGCCGGCGTACGCGGGCAACTCCAGCATCACCCAGTTCTGCAGGGACAACATGTACGTCCTGACGTACAGCGGTAGCTCCAGTGACAGGCCGATGTGGTGCCGTGTCCAGGCTGGACCGGCGGCGGCCTTCGGCTACACCGGGCCCGCTGACGGATACCCCGGCGTCAACACCTGGATGGGCGTCCAGCGATACCTGACTCGCAATGGCGTCTACAGTGGTCCGGCCGACGGCATCCCCGGTACGAACACCTACAAGGGCATCCAGCTCATCGCCCGGAACGGCGGCTATACCGGCCCGATCGACGGCGTCCCCGGCCCCAACACCTGGCGCGGCTTCGACATGGCCATCCGTGTCGGGTGGTTCGGGCTCTGA
- a CDS encoding carbohydrate ABC transporter permease — protein MTADSRPLSRRNLVAALVADYLPIMLAILIVVLPLAYLILSSFKSPADVITQKLIVLPDPWHPANYSEAARIVPFPRLFLNSTIVTVVGAGIKVLLAVFTAYALVFVRFPGRKYVFWAVLATLMVPPQVSVVPNFVFVSGMGGQDTYWGIILPGLATGFGTFLLRQSFLTLPAEVIDAAQVDGAGHWRRLWHMVVPMAAPSIATVALVNIVFEWNDYLWPLVIVSDPQMMTLPVGLTLLQNSENSAASYGIVMAGTVMVLLPVLVVFAALQRHIVTGLTQGSVKG, from the coding sequence GTGACCGCTGACTCCCGGCCGCTGTCGCGCCGCAACCTCGTCGCAGCCCTGGTGGCCGACTACCTGCCGATCATGCTTGCCATCCTGATCGTGGTCCTGCCGCTGGCGTACCTGATCCTGTCGTCGTTCAAGTCGCCCGCCGACGTCATCACGCAGAAACTCATCGTCCTGCCCGATCCGTGGCATCCGGCGAACTACAGCGAGGCGGCGCGGATCGTGCCCTTCCCGCGGCTGTTCCTGAACTCGACGATCGTGACCGTGGTCGGCGCCGGGATCAAGGTGCTCCTGGCCGTCTTCACCGCGTACGCCCTGGTGTTCGTGCGCTTCCCGGGCCGCAAGTACGTGTTCTGGGCGGTGCTCGCGACGCTCATGGTGCCGCCGCAGGTCAGCGTCGTTCCGAACTTCGTGTTCGTCAGCGGCATGGGCGGGCAGGACACCTACTGGGGCATCATCCTGCCCGGGCTGGCGACCGGATTCGGCACCTTCCTGCTGCGGCAGAGCTTCCTCACGCTGCCCGCGGAGGTGATCGACGCCGCGCAGGTCGACGGGGCCGGGCACTGGCGACGGTTGTGGCACATGGTGGTGCCCATGGCGGCGCCGAGCATCGCCACGGTCGCCCTGGTCAACATCGTGTTCGAGTGGAACGACTACCTCTGGCCGCTGGTCATCGTCTCGGATCCGCAGATGATGACCCTGCCGGTGGGGCTGACCCTGTTGCAGAACAGTGAGAACTCGGCGGCCTCCTACGGCATCGTGATGGCCGGCACGGTCATGGTCCTGCTTCCCGTCCTCGTGGTGTTCGCCGCCTTGCAGCGCCACATCGTCACCGGCTTGACCCAAGGCAGCGTCAAGGGGTGA
- a CDS encoding sensor histidine kinase — translation MPATAGATSGRRWVQVRRSGVYLLGRLATGVVTLLALPLLCYPRYARRWANRHRDRAGRLLGTPVAARPEVGVAGRPWADAATPRDLLWLPVNAVLGVTLGLLVLLCVGNLLPAAVATPLWWAFAPADRPRLFIDVPVNDWTTALTLGPLQLLLLTASAYAGFPAIARTHARICLKALSPSANEQLTDRVAVLTRTRAEVLDAHGAELRRIERDLHDGTQARLVAIAMRLAVARQAFADDPRDEQFVAGLLREAHESAEAAMTELREVIRTVYPPILADRGLAGALTAVTTQCGVPTRLDLGDLGRVPAAVEAVVYFAVAEALTNVAKHSHATSAVVRARRTVAGLSVMITDDGTGGADERLGTGLAGIRRRVLALDGVVDVDSPAGGPTIITLELPCG, via the coding sequence GTGCCAGCAACAGCAGGGGCCACGTCGGGCCGGCGATGGGTGCAGGTACGCCGAAGCGGCGTCTACCTGCTCGGTCGGCTGGCCACCGGCGTCGTCACGCTGCTCGCCTTGCCGCTGCTGTGCTATCCCAGGTACGCCCGCCGGTGGGCGAACCGGCACCGCGACCGCGCCGGCCGGCTGCTCGGCACCCCGGTGGCGGCCCGGCCCGAAGTGGGAGTGGCGGGACGGCCTTGGGCCGACGCGGCGACCCCCCGCGACCTGCTGTGGCTGCCGGTGAACGCCGTCCTCGGGGTGACGCTGGGCCTGCTCGTGCTGCTGTGCGTCGGAAACCTGCTGCCCGCCGCGGTCGCCACGCCGCTGTGGTGGGCGTTCGCACCAGCGGATCGGCCACGGCTGTTCATCGACGTTCCGGTGAACGACTGGACGACGGCCCTCACGCTCGGCCCGCTCCAACTCCTTCTGCTCACCGCGTCGGCGTACGCGGGATTCCCGGCGATCGCGCGTACCCATGCCCGGATCTGCCTCAAGGCGCTGTCGCCGTCGGCGAACGAACAGCTCACCGATCGGGTCGCTGTGCTGACGCGTACCAGAGCAGAGGTGCTGGACGCCCACGGAGCCGAATTGCGCCGGATCGAGCGGGACCTGCACGACGGCACGCAGGCGCGGCTCGTGGCCATCGCGATGCGCCTTGCCGTGGCCCGCCAGGCGTTCGCCGACGATCCGCGCGACGAGCAGTTCGTGGCGGGACTTCTCCGCGAGGCGCACGAGAGCGCGGAGGCGGCGATGACCGAGCTACGCGAGGTCATCCGGACCGTCTATCCGCCGATTCTCGCCGACCGGGGCCTGGCCGGCGCGCTGACCGCCGTGACCACCCAGTGCGGCGTGCCGACGCGGCTGGACCTGGGCGACCTCGGCCGGGTGCCGGCGGCGGTGGAGGCCGTCGTCTACTTCGCCGTCGCCGAGGCGCTCACCAACGTCGCCAAGCACAGTCACGCGACCTCGGCCGTGGTCAGGGCGCGCCGCACCGTGGCCGGACTGTCGGTGATGATCACCGATGACGGCACGGGCGGCGCCGACGAACGGCTGGGCACCGGTCTGGCCGGGATCCGCCGCCGGGTGCTCGCGCTCGACGGCGTCGTCGACGTCGACAGCCCGGCCGGCGGGCCGACGATTATCACCCTGGAGCTGCCATGCGGGTAG
- a CDS encoding DNA-binding response regulator, with translation MRPAVAVVDDAAVIRESIAILMPEIQVVAAVPTVEEFMRRSPRVDLVVLDLHLANAAQPDVRQGIAAIRALTAGGYRVCAYSQEERRFVLAACIAAGAHGIVSKSLSAAAAQQNFVEVADGGTVIPHSVIGLLEVLVRRKAITVLTERQRQVLHGRARGFSYGQLARRLFTGESTLRGYWKDITETLSDYLASATPAEIEHALGLAPGDLLEFWPDGDTPTNWWSTAPG, from the coding sequence GTGAGACCAGCCGTGGCCGTGGTCGATGACGCCGCCGTCATCCGGGAGTCGATCGCGATCCTCATGCCGGAGATTCAGGTCGTGGCAGCCGTTCCCACGGTGGAGGAGTTCATGCGGCGAAGCCCGCGGGTCGATCTGGTGGTGCTTGACCTGCATCTGGCCAACGCGGCGCAGCCCGATGTGCGGCAGGGCATCGCCGCGATCCGCGCATTGACCGCCGGCGGGTATCGGGTCTGCGCCTACAGCCAGGAGGAGCGCCGGTTCGTCTTGGCGGCCTGTATCGCGGCGGGCGCTCACGGGATCGTGTCGAAGTCGCTGTCCGCCGCCGCGGCGCAGCAGAACTTCGTCGAGGTCGCCGACGGCGGGACGGTGATCCCTCATTCGGTCATCGGACTTCTCGAGGTGTTAGTTCGGCGCAAGGCGATCACCGTGCTCACCGAACGGCAGCGTCAGGTGCTGCACGGTCGTGCCCGGGGATTCAGTTACGGGCAACTCGCCCGACGCCTCTTCACGGGCGAGAGCACGCTGCGCGGCTACTGGAAGGACATCACCGAGACGTTGTCGGACTACCTCGCATCCGCGACGCCTGCCGAGATCGAACATGCGCTCGGGCTGGCGCCCGGCGACCTGCTCGAGTTCTGGCCGGACGGGGACACGCCGACCAACTGGTGGAGCACGGCACCGGGGTAG
- a CDS encoding ATP-binding protein: protein MAGRNARWRVTDLPTTKVGVERVFTYFIAGVRLGTVAQMVPAVRVGLASSPNDAAYLACWLAAACASVAVSVATLIRQRPLGAVASAADFALACALLVLAPQVLVAGERFGTWVAYQPGYALSVILTASGVRSLVLWAGSLLGVVICYLVYLGDAGAGMATTAIGNELTYVVYAVVARMLFNYIRRIAHDADSSRALVAELARVEEERRARVLMHNGVAVMQLLANSSPGEPRSGLADLAEVEVQRMRAYLRGRPSPAYEADGGGQVTLAPLAERMCDRFADLHADTLLDLGATVRLPREDAEAVENALESLLLNVRAHARAHNVVVHLDEDLHGRWALTVSDDGVGYDPASVALGVGLRDVVIGELQSRGLDVAIASAPGEGTTVTISGSGLRRGRGDGGDRLAGAR from the coding sequence ATGGCGGGGCGGAACGCACGATGGCGTGTCACTGACCTGCCGACGACCAAGGTCGGCGTCGAGCGGGTGTTCACCTACTTCATCGCCGGTGTGCGGTTGGGGACGGTCGCCCAGATGGTTCCCGCGGTTCGAGTCGGCTTGGCCTCCTCGCCCAACGACGCCGCCTATCTGGCGTGCTGGCTGGCCGCCGCGTGCGCGTCGGTCGCGGTGAGCGTGGCGACCCTGATCCGCCAACGCCCGCTGGGGGCGGTCGCCTCCGCCGCCGACTTCGCGTTGGCGTGCGCGCTGCTTGTGCTCGCGCCGCAAGTCCTGGTGGCGGGGGAGCGCTTCGGCACGTGGGTCGCCTACCAGCCCGGGTACGCGTTGTCGGTGATCCTCACAGCCAGCGGCGTACGCAGTCTCGTCCTCTGGGCCGGCAGCCTGCTCGGCGTTGTCATCTGTTACCTGGTGTACCTCGGTGACGCCGGTGCCGGGATGGCCACGACGGCGATCGGCAACGAGCTGACCTATGTCGTGTACGCGGTGGTGGCCCGCATGCTGTTCAACTACATCCGCCGCATCGCACACGATGCCGATTCCTCCCGTGCACTGGTCGCCGAGTTGGCCCGTGTCGAGGAGGAACGCCGCGCCCGGGTGCTGATGCACAACGGGGTGGCGGTCATGCAACTGCTGGCGAACTCGAGCCCAGGCGAGCCTCGCTCGGGCCTGGCCGATCTCGCCGAGGTCGAGGTGCAGCGGATGCGCGCCTATCTGCGGGGGCGCCCCAGTCCGGCGTACGAGGCGGACGGTGGCGGCCAGGTCACGCTCGCTCCGCTCGCGGAGCGCATGTGTGATCGTTTCGCCGATCTGCATGCCGATACTCTGCTGGACCTGGGCGCGACTGTGCGGCTGCCGAGGGAGGACGCGGAGGCCGTCGAAAACGCGCTGGAAAGCTTGCTGCTCAACGTCCGCGCGCACGCGCGGGCGCACAATGTCGTGGTGCATCTGGACGAGGATCTCCACGGGCGGTGGGCGTTGACCGTCAGCGACGACGGCGTCGGTTACGACCCGGCTTCGGTGGCCCTCGGTGTCGGATTGCGTGACGTCGTGATCGGTGAGCTGCAGTCCCGTGGGCTCGACGTCGCGATCGCGTCCGCACCTGGCGAAGGGACGACCGTGACGATCAGCGGCTCAGGCCTTCGGCGGGGTCGGGGTGACGGCGGGGACCGGCTGGCTGGCGCGCGGTGA
- a CDS encoding peptidoglycan-binding protein, with the protein MTRTVAGAESWARQHVTDAGGGGFYNGYNWSGMCQALMFRACALAGSAPTAYQAYLASGPDNHDYSAAPRGAFHWWGDPGDPGHVALDLDGGGTRCLMATSHLSGGEDFAPGGYCIGTQSVARYNSLTGLVYLGWTLDNVGSRMADVGTPGPGGSTYTLTPDDQKVLQTLAQRGGYTGPVDGVMGVNSWKGVQTAVRGYGYTGPIDGVPGTNTYKAIQSLARDGGYTGPVDGILGPNTIRGVANWLAAHPPSSPPAPGPAPTPPAGSLIYGIDVGTSQANLDFLAARSAGFRFCVVKSGGSNDGTHLPYTAPYYVRQVDAARAAGFLVGHYWMTGWGTASGDADYFLTRLHDYRAGDPLMIDVEGVDQSPVWTDAQTASFINIVKARLGATPFLYTYSSLLTSRTWTQTQATGAKLWIADYGAAAGSPRIGTAYPTWAIHQFSSSGSVKGITVDMNLAKADAFGTATLPPAGPNPVPDPAPDVSLSDGVTLQRVAQLGGYTGPLDGVLGPNSWKGIQTLLTQLGLYSGPVDGVPGTNTYKGLQLLAQRGGYTGPVDGVLGPNSYAGLRGYLAQVDGNVTIATADAQTLQRIAQRGGYTGPVDGVMGVNSWKGVQAVLSAGGYYTGLVDGVPGPNTYSGLQRLAADYGYTGPVDGVPGPNTFAALRSYLTVTSGGPGPISTADGIILQKIGVAGGYTGPIDGVPGGTTWRGVQPVLRGYGYSGPLDGAPGTNTYKGLQTLAAAGGYTGPIDGVMGVNSWKGVQTVMRRFGYTGPIDGVPGTNTYAAMQRMAKLGGYSGPIDGVLGSFSWRGIQSCLRGSGYSGLIDGVPGAGTYVALQRLAQIGGYTGPLDGVPGPNTYRALSNLV; encoded by the coding sequence TTGACCAGAACGGTCGCCGGGGCCGAATCGTGGGCCCGTCAGCACGTCACGGATGCCGGTGGCGGCGGCTTCTACAACGGCTACAACTGGTCCGGCATGTGCCAGGCATTGATGTTCCGGGCCTGTGCCCTGGCCGGCTCGGCACCCACCGCGTACCAGGCATATCTCGCGTCCGGACCGGACAACCATGACTACTCGGCCGCGCCCAGGGGTGCGTTCCACTGGTGGGGCGATCCAGGCGACCCCGGCCACGTCGCCCTGGACCTCGACGGCGGCGGTACCCGCTGCCTCATGGCGACCTCGCATCTGTCCGGCGGCGAGGACTTCGCCCCGGGCGGCTACTGCATCGGAACGCAGTCCGTGGCCCGGTACAACTCGCTGACCGGACTCGTGTACCTGGGCTGGACCCTCGACAACGTCGGCTCCCGGATGGCGGACGTCGGCACGCCCGGTCCGGGCGGCTCTACGTACACCCTGACGCCCGACGACCAAAAGGTCTTGCAGACCCTCGCACAGCGCGGCGGCTACACCGGGCCGGTCGACGGCGTCATGGGCGTCAACAGCTGGAAGGGCGTGCAGACCGCCGTCCGGGGATACGGCTACACCGGTCCCATCGACGGAGTACCCGGCACCAACACCTACAAGGCGATCCAGAGCCTCGCCCGCGACGGCGGCTACACCGGGCCGGTCGACGGGATCCTCGGACCCAACACCATCCGCGGGGTGGCGAACTGGCTGGCCGCGCATCCACCGTCGTCGCCGCCCGCCCCCGGCCCCGCGCCCACCCCGCCCGCGGGCAGCCTGATCTACGGCATCGACGTCGGCACCAGCCAGGCCAACCTCGACTTCCTGGCCGCCCGCAGCGCCGGATTCCGCTTCTGCGTCGTCAAGTCCGGCGGTTCCAACGACGGTACGCATCTGCCGTACACCGCGCCGTACTACGTCCGGCAGGTCGACGCCGCCCGCGCGGCCGGCTTCCTCGTCGGCCACTACTGGATGACCGGATGGGGCACCGCGTCCGGCGACGCCGACTACTTCCTCACCCGCCTGCACGACTACCGCGCCGGTGACCCGCTGATGATCGACGTCGAAGGAGTCGATCAGAGTCCGGTATGGACGGATGCGCAGACGGCGAGCTTCATCAACATCGTCAAAGCGCGCCTCGGCGCGACGCCGTTCCTGTATACCTACTCCTCGCTGCTCACCTCGCGAACCTGGACGCAGACCCAGGCGACCGGGGCGAAGCTGTGGATCGCCGACTACGGTGCGGCGGCTGGCAGCCCGCGTATCGGGACCGCCTATCCGACCTGGGCGATCCACCAGTTCAGCAGCTCTGGTTCGGTCAAGGGCATCACCGTCGACATGAACCTGGCGAAGGCCGACGCGTTCGGCACGGCGACGCTGCCACCGGCGGGGCCGAACCCGGTACCCGATCCGGCACCCGACGTCTCCCTGTCCGACGGGGTCACGCTGCAGCGCGTCGCGCAGCTCGGCGGGTACACCGGACCGCTCGACGGGGTGCTCGGTCCCAACAGCTGGAAAGGCATTCAGACGCTGCTCACGCAGCTTGGTCTCTACAGCGGCCCGGTCGACGGCGTACCGGGGACGAACACGTACAAGGGACTCCAGCTGCTGGCTCAACGCGGCGGCTACACCGGGCCCGTCGATGGCGTCCTCGGCCCCAACTCGTACGCCGGACTGCGCGGTTATCTGGCCCAGGTCGACGGGAACGTCACCATCGCCACCGCCGATGCCCAGACTCTGCAGCGGATCGCCCAGCGAGGCGGGTACACCGGGCCAGTCGACGGCGTCATGGGCGTCAACAGCTGGAAGGGTGTCCAGGCGGTCCTGTCCGCTGGCGGCTACTACACGGGCCTGGTCGACGGCGTACCCGGGCCCAACACCTACAGCGGTCTGCAGCGGCTGGCGGCCGACTATGGCTACACGGGGCCGGTCGACGGCGTACCCGGGCCGAACACCTTCGCGGCGTTGCGCTCCTACTTGACCGTGACCAGCGGCGGGCCTGGGCCGATCTCGACCGCGGACGGCATCATTCTGCAGAAGATCGGCGTGGCCGGTGGGTACACCGGGCCGATCGACGGGGTTCCCGGCGGCACCACCTGGAGGGGCGTCCAGCCCGTGCTCCGCGGATACGGCTACAGCGGGCCGCTGGACGGCGCCCCTGGGACCAACACCTACAAGGGACTGCAGACCCTGGCCGCCGCCGGCGGCTACACCGGGCCGATCGACGGTGTCATGGGCGTCAACAGCTGGAAGGGCGTGCAGACCGTGATGCGACGCTTCGGCTATACCGGTCCGATCGACGGCGTGCCCGGCACCAACACGTACGCCGCGATGCAGCGCATGGCCAAGCTCGGCGGCTACAGCGGGCCGATCGATGGTGTGCTGGGGTCCTTCAGCTGGCGCGGTATCCAGTCCTGCCTGCGGGGATCCGGCTACTCGGGTCTCATCGACGGCGTGCCCGGTGCGGGCACCTATGTGGCATTGCAACGGCTGGCTCAGATCGGCGGCTACACCGGCCCCCTCGACGGCGTCCCGGGGCCCAACACCTATCGAGCCTTGTCGAACCTGGTCTGA
- a CDS encoding carbohydrate ABC transporter permease yields the protein MVAEIKPSTDPPLLETSASEPSFRARRGRRRRASREAAIFLAFALPNLALIAVFTYRPLLLNMYYSTLDWTLGAPTARPVGLSNYLDFFQSAEAGQVFLTTAVFTLATVFLSMALGLMVALALNRRVRGAGLARATVFSPFVLSGVGVGLAWQYIFDPTVGALGAILRSFGIASPQWFNNETLSLVMVVLVYVWKNLGYAAVIYLAGLQSISSDVLEAAAIDGASARRKFFSVVLPLLSPTTFFLLVTSTLNSLQAFDLIRVMTPLGRGTTTLIYDAYLRAFGGYNQAGYSAMLSTVLFGLLVILTLFQLVFLERRVHYR from the coding sequence ATGGTTGCGGAGATCAAACCGAGCACGGATCCGCCGCTGCTGGAGACTTCCGCCTCGGAGCCGAGCTTCCGTGCCAGGCGAGGACGCCGGCGCCGGGCTAGCCGCGAGGCGGCGATCTTCCTGGCATTCGCCTTGCCCAACCTGGCGCTGATCGCCGTGTTCACGTACCGCCCGCTCCTGCTCAACATGTATTACTCGACGTTGGACTGGACCCTGGGCGCGCCGACGGCCAGGCCGGTGGGCCTGTCCAACTACCTCGACTTCTTCCAGTCCGCGGAAGCGGGACAGGTCTTCCTCACGACGGCGGTGTTCACCCTCGCCACCGTCTTCCTGTCGATGGCGCTGGGCCTGATGGTCGCGCTCGCGCTCAACCGCAGGGTCCGCGGTGCCGGGCTGGCCCGCGCCACGGTGTTCTCGCCGTTCGTGCTGTCCGGAGTCGGCGTCGGCCTGGCGTGGCAGTACATCTTCGACCCCACGGTCGGCGCGCTCGGTGCGATCCTGCGCAGTTTCGGTATCGCCAGTCCGCAGTGGTTCAACAACGAGACGCTGAGCCTGGTGATGGTGGTCCTCGTCTACGTCTGGAAGAACCTCGGCTACGCCGCGGTGATCTATCTGGCCGGTCTGCAGTCGATCTCGTCCGACGTCCTTGAGGCCGCCGCGATCGACGGCGCGAGCGCCCGGCGCAAGTTCTTCTCCGTCGTGCTCCCGCTGCTGTCGCCGACCACCTTCTTCCTGTTGGTGACCAGCACCCTCAATTCGCTGCAGGCATTCGATCTGATCCGGGTGATGACACCGCTGGGCCGCGGCACGACGACGCTGATCTACGACGCCTATCTACGGGCGTTCGGTGGCTACAACCAGGCAGGTTATTCGGCGATGCTCTCGACGGTACTTTTCGGCTTACTCGTGATCCTGACCCTGTTCCAACTGGTCTTCCTCGAGCGGCGGGTGCATTACCGGTGA
- a CDS encoding response regulator transcription factor, whose product MRPTVAVVDDASLIRASLGLLMPDLEVVLATATVEDLLASAPTVNLVLLDLHLVNLEQQPDVRQGIAAIRALTAHGYRICVYSQEERRFVLAACIAAGASGVVSKAMPTDRAQQSFLEVAAGGTVVPQSVVGILEVLVRRDCITMLSERQRQILHGRARGLTYAQVAKQLFVSESTLRGYWQDLTRSLSESLRSLTAAEIERALGLAPGDLLEFWSQDVTDTSDWWRISPPRRSTP is encoded by the coding sequence GTGAGGCCCACGGTCGCGGTCGTTGACGACGCGTCGCTGATCCGCGCGTCGCTGGGGCTGCTGATGCCGGATCTTGAGGTCGTGTTGGCCACTGCGACGGTGGAGGATCTCCTGGCCTCAGCTCCCACGGTGAACCTGGTACTCCTTGACCTGCACCTGGTCAACCTCGAGCAGCAGCCCGACGTCCGGCAGGGCATCGCAGCCATCCGTGCCCTGACTGCTCACGGGTATCGCATCTGCGTCTACAGCCAGGAGGAGCGCCGGTTCGTCCTGGCCGCGTGCATCGCCGCGGGGGCGAGCGGTGTCGTGTCCAAGGCAATGCCGACCGACCGGGCGCAGCAGTCGTTCCTCGAGGTCGCCGCCGGCGGCACGGTCGTACCACAGTCCGTGGTCGGCATTCTGGAGGTCCTGGTCCGCCGTGACTGCATCACCATGCTCAGCGAACGTCAGCGTCAGATCTTGCACGGCCGGGCTCGTGGCCTCACCTACGCTCAGGTCGCCAAGCAGTTGTTCGTCAGCGAGTCCACGCTGCGTGGCTATTGGCAGGATCTCACCCGCTCGCTGTCGGAATCGCTGCGCAGCCTGACCGCTGCCGAGATTGAGCGCGCCCTGGGGCTGGCTCCGGGCGACCTGCTGGAGTTCTGGTCGCAGGACGTCACCGACACCTCCGACTGGTGGCGGATCAGCCCTCCGAGACGATCTACCCCGTGA
- a CDS encoding ABC transporter substrate-binding protein, whose translation MFPSGPARQSGELSRRGFLGLAAAGLSATALSACSGPSTSSGTTSDKHQQIDFTGVKPAREITFWSSNPGSSQEVTQQIIDAFHQSQSDIRVQLVTAGSNYEDIAQKFQAAQAGGKLPDLVVLSDVWWFRYYLQDSIIPLDSAFTALNWDTSDYREQLVSDYKYDGATWAMPWARSTPLFYWNKAHWAAAGLPDRAPTTWTEFAEWAPKLKAANAGIQNAFQLPALAGYAGWSFQNNLWGWGGSWSAKGAFDITCDKPESVAALQFLADAVYKNKWSGVAGKDSTNDLSAGAVSATVGSTGSLVGILKVAKFDVGAGFLPGGPAATSPVCPTGGAGVGIPKKIKPENQLAAATFIKFLTSPENTLKFAQATGYMPVRKSADPSSLIAKAPQSKVAIDQLAATRNQDWARVFLPGADQEMANACAAILTKNAEVQGEMTKLKSKLEGIYTSQVQPHLK comes from the coding sequence GTGTTCCCGTCGGGTCCCGCCAGGCAATCAGGTGAACTGAGCAGAAGAGGGTTCCTCGGCCTGGCCGCCGCAGGGCTGTCCGCGACGGCGTTGTCCGCCTGTAGCGGCCCGTCGACCTCGTCCGGCACAACCTCTGACAAGCATCAGCAGATCGACTTCACCGGCGTCAAACCCGCCCGTGAGATCACCTTCTGGTCGTCGAACCCCGGTTCCTCCCAAGAAGTCACCCAGCAGATCATCGACGCCTTCCACCAGAGCCAGTCCGACATCCGCGTACAGCTGGTGACCGCCGGCTCGAACTACGAGGACATCGCCCAGAAGTTCCAGGCCGCCCAGGCCGGCGGTAAGCTGCCCGACCTGGTCGTGCTCTCGGACGTGTGGTGGTTCCGCTACTACCTGCAGGACTCGATCATTCCGCTGGACTCGGCGTTCACCGCCCTCAACTGGGACACCAGTGACTACCGGGAGCAACTGGTCTCCGACTACAAGTACGACGGCGCGACGTGGGCGATGCCGTGGGCGCGGTCCACGCCGCTGTTCTACTGGAACAAGGCCCACTGGGCGGCCGCCGGACTGCCTGACCGGGCGCCGACGACCTGGACCGAGTTCGCCGAATGGGCTCCCAAGCTGAAGGCCGCCAACGCGGGCATCCAGAACGCGTTCCAGCTGCCCGCGCTCGCCGGGTACGCGGGATGGAGCTTCCAGAACAACCTCTGGGGCTGGGGCGGCAGCTGGTCGGCCAAGGGCGCCTTCGACATCACGTGTGACAAGCCCGAATCGGTCGCCGCGTTGCAGTTCCTCGCCGACGCCGTCTACAAGAACAAGTGGTCGGGCGTGGCGGGCAAGGACTCGACCAACGACCTGTCGGCAGGCGCGGTCAGCGCGACGGTCGGCTCGACCGGCAGCCTGGTCGGCATCCTCAAGGTGGCCAAGTTCGACGTCGGAGCCGGATTCCTGCCCGGCGGCCCGGCGGCGACCTCACCGGTGTGCCCGACCGGCGGCGCCGGGGTGGGCATCCCGAAGAAGATCAAGCCGGAGAACCAGCTCGCCGCCGCGACGTTCATCAAGTTCCTCACGTCGCCGGAGAACACCCTGAAGTTCGCGCAGGCGACCGGCTACATGCCGGTACGCAAGTCGGCCGATCCGTCGTCGCTGATCGCCAAGGCGCCGCAGTCGAAGGTGGCGATCGACCAGCTGGCCGCCACGCGCAATCAGGACTGGGCCCGGGTGTTCCTGCCGGGAGCCGATCAGGAGATGGCGAATGCCTGCGCCGCCATCCTCACGAAGAACGCCGAGGTTCAAGGCGAGATGACCAAGCTCAAGTCCAAGCTTGAGGGCATCTACACCTCGCAGGTTCAGCCGCACCTGAAGTGA